In Paenibacillus sp. FSL M7-0420, a single genomic region encodes these proteins:
- a CDS encoding response regulator: MKAILIDDEELALKALERQLHALGCFEIIGKYTDPLQGQQKVEETETDIVFLDIHLPELSGIELAERLLEQRPDLQVVFVTAYDKYAIKAFELNALDYLLKPIHTDRLKLTVRRLNAQQKPGLVARAASAQTSWRMLMLDAFRIYEGSQELPSLQWRTAKAQEIFFYLLHHRGKVVSKATLIELLWADFDPNRAYPQLYTAVYHIRKMLEPFSRERILLQNTADGYLLKLNGICLDVDEFDRFIQAGLELSNDTLPEYERILKLFKSEYLEGYDYVWAELERQRFQLQWIRLKLNLVRWYMGNAEYEQAFKHIEQVCTRYPLEEQAQLLYMQISDRMGFHFLVQRQYVLLETVMEAEVAEKPSREIVKWYRDWDNKRQKG, from the coding sequence ATGAAAGCAATCCTGATTGACGATGAAGAATTGGCACTAAAGGCTTTGGAACGCCAATTGCATGCGCTTGGGTGTTTCGAGATTATCGGCAAATATACCGATCCGCTGCAAGGGCAGCAAAAGGTAGAGGAGACCGAGACCGATATTGTGTTTCTCGATATTCATTTACCGGAGCTGAGCGGGATTGAGCTGGCGGAAAGGCTGCTTGAACAGAGACCCGATCTGCAGGTTGTATTCGTAACGGCATATGATAAGTATGCGATCAAGGCTTTTGAGCTGAATGCCCTGGATTATTTGCTTAAGCCGATTCATACGGACCGTCTGAAGCTTACAGTTCGGAGATTGAATGCTCAGCAGAAGCCTGGCCTGGTAGCCCGGGCAGCGTCAGCGCAGACAAGCTGGAGAATGCTGATGCTCGATGCCTTCCGGATCTACGAAGGGAGCCAGGAGCTTCCGTCGCTGCAATGGAGAACGGCGAAGGCGCAGGAAATCTTCTTTTACCTGCTGCATCATCGCGGCAAAGTGGTCAGTAAAGCCACCCTGATTGAATTGCTGTGGGCTGATTTTGATCCGAATAGGGCCTATCCGCAGTTATATACAGCTGTGTATCATATCCGCAAGATGCTGGAGCCCTTCAGCAGAGAACGGATTCTCCTGCAAAATACGGCGGACGGCTATCTGCTTAAGCTGAATGGCATCTGCCTGGACGTTGATGAGTTTGACCGCTTTATCCAAGCGGGGTTAGAGCTCTCGAATGACACCCTGCCCGAATACGAACGAATCCTGAAGCTGTTCAAGAGCGAATATCTGGAGGGGTACGATTATGTGTGGGCGGAGCTTGAACGGCAGAGATTCCAGCTGCAGTGGATTCGGCTGAAGCTGAATCTGGTCCGCTGGTATATGGGGAATGCAGAATATGAACAGGCCTTCAAGCATATTGAACAGGTCTGCACCCGCTATCCGTTAGAGGAGCAAGCGCAATTATTGTACATGCAAATATCGGATAGAATGGGCTTTCATTTTCTGGTGCAAAGACAGTATGTATTGCTGGAAACGGTCATGGAAGCAGAGGTTGCGGAGAAACCGAGCCGGGAGATTGTCAAATGGTATAGGGATTGGGACAACAAGCGTCAGAAAGGGTGA
- a CDS encoding S-layer homology domain-containing protein, whose product MTTSKKWNKRGSRALAASLSIALVAANFALAGPVAHAAVADNDGSEQIFTSEKYRSFTKPDSGAVNLTFPELSITADPDEMMTGATVVINGYKSGDKITFATSGTGITVATSGGNGAYILTGNAPVEVYQQVLENAQFTMTSPGERSLTFGLGPVLAFNKNGHFYEYVTNGANIKWPDALAKAEERTYYGRQGYLATITDPDENAFIAEKARGIGWVGGKDVARSETNGRANTRVFALQNNEYNGYGDWRWVTGPEGKLQYEGKSGLPFYKGYNANGGRNDSATVTDLTYGLGTGHIMHNNWDAGEPNDSSYEHVVHIFASGKWNDYPIDNIVNAYLVEYGGMEGDATTSISTTITLVDKTPLKQDNDAAEEYLGVNPPIYTKASLAVLKTATDAANAVLEDEHASPEEVEAARKGLEDAIAGLVKQPPVADNASYTEGSNNQVSIKFDKPIKFNEGDTDTTDDFRVTLDGRLVDVTHAVVSDQDPSVIILTLASPLVNDPVVRIEYDAAESAIQAQTPGKEPVSDFTLIANGPFGDSLEIETPAKGTEVYGADFPLPVTGQAALDSVVTAAVYKVDVHPNAHLFDLEVGITVTDDVYKWDTKLPGPLAPGSYHVAVTSTKTFGDEVRTETKLVPFTVPQLELTHVAVNEGQPDHAVLTFNQPVGSALTDADLTGLTIDGRKVIAVKSVQGDKVEVVLEEALGPNDALVVGYDPAAGNVTAEGNVLNELKPIQAGDQSGITKDNNVIPLQLIAAYPEAGKLKLVFNKPINDLTDLAGFTYGGVPLQAPFEINGNELIVSIPADHNGGMLSYDPELGNVTENGNKNNLLTGLQPGIDLGGDSKYIADGGKLPENGLGLTAGDKPVSLSPAFQPDVPSGYQATVPNETGTIALNLAPAGDNDTLRKVSLNGVEVPDGDWSKLPLQEGLNIIQVDIVDAKRPGVKLGQYQIQVIRASGKLVSLDPSSGTLQPEFKPETASYDVSVANSVYEMSFKPVTLDPGAVVTLSIAGEAPVEVTNGQWSKALPLKVGKNEVLVTVKDSAGGTNTYTMIITRQEPVSSGGGGGSAPAPAAPETSKTEVIQVDVAIGGANAAGITKVPVQRTTHSNGTITDLVRFTKDKAEEAVKKAKETGQSIARVVIPDPADNVSEVNVQIPAETAKLLKENGIVLEIYTENAIIRIPNASLEGIGQDFYFRLVPVRNAAERNEIEKRATLEAVVREVAKDNKIEVVARPMTIETNLSSRAVTLILPLKDVKLPANEAARNAFLAQLGIFIEHTDGTKEVVKGKAVTYKEGLLGLEFSVSKFSTFTIINFNNQSPATHVSYIVGFPDGQFKPDDRVTRSQMALMIARNLGYDASAAVGTPPFPDVAVRHYAAAAIAFVNAQGVMKGDPAGKFRGDAPITRAEMAAAAANYLKLAVPADGKSSFSDTTGHWAQAVIEANVSAGLLKGYPDGSFKPNAYLTRAEAVVIVNQMFDRGPLHGADAVKFPDVSKNHWAYLDIQEAIIDHQYRIDSEQKEQRVTE is encoded by the coding sequence ATGACAACATCGAAGAAATGGAATAAAAGAGGTTCCCGCGCTCTGGCAGCCTCGTTGTCGATTGCGCTGGTTGCTGCCAACTTTGCGCTGGCCGGACCCGTGGCCCATGCGGCTGTAGCGGATAATGATGGTTCGGAACAAATTTTCACTTCGGAGAAGTACCGGAGCTTCACCAAGCCCGATAGCGGAGCTGTTAACCTAACCTTCCCGGAGCTCTCCATTACCGCAGATCCTGATGAGATGATGACGGGGGCTACGGTTGTAATCAATGGATATAAGTCAGGTGACAAGATTACGTTCGCCACATCCGGCACTGGAATTACAGTTGCCACCAGCGGAGGTAACGGAGCCTACATCTTAACAGGCAATGCGCCGGTTGAAGTCTACCAGCAGGTATTGGAGAATGCCCAGTTTACGATGACCTCGCCGGGTGAACGCAGTCTGACCTTCGGTCTGGGGCCTGTTCTCGCTTTTAATAAGAATGGCCATTTCTATGAATATGTGACAAATGGTGCAAACATCAAGTGGCCGGATGCCTTAGCGAAGGCTGAAGAGCGGACCTATTATGGACGCCAAGGGTATCTAGCGACGATTACCGACCCGGATGAGAACGCTTTTATTGCGGAGAAGGCTAGAGGAATTGGTTGGGTTGGCGGGAAAGATGTAGCTCGTTCCGAGACGAACGGAAGGGCCAATACACGTGTGTTCGCCTTGCAGAACAACGAATATAATGGTTATGGCGATTGGCGCTGGGTAACCGGACCCGAAGGAAAGCTGCAGTATGAAGGCAAATCCGGACTTCCATTCTATAAGGGTTACAATGCTAATGGTGGAAGAAATGATTCCGCCACGGTGACGGATCTTACTTATGGGCTGGGAACTGGCCATATCATGCACAATAACTGGGATGCAGGGGAGCCCAATGACTCCTCCTACGAGCACGTAGTGCATATTTTTGCAAGTGGAAAATGGAACGATTATCCGATTGATAACATCGTGAATGCCTACCTCGTTGAATACGGCGGTATGGAAGGCGATGCCACCACCAGCATAAGTACCACCATTACACTGGTGGATAAAACTCCGCTGAAACAGGATAACGATGCGGCAGAAGAGTATCTCGGCGTGAATCCGCCAATCTATACGAAGGCATCACTTGCAGTTCTCAAGACAGCAACAGATGCTGCCAACGCTGTCCTTGAAGATGAGCATGCGTCTCCTGAAGAGGTTGAGGCCGCCCGTAAGGGTCTGGAGGATGCGATTGCCGGACTGGTTAAGCAGCCGCCAGTAGCTGACAACGCAAGCTATACCGAGGGCAGCAACAATCAGGTATCCATTAAGTTCGACAAGCCTATCAAGTTCAATGAAGGCGATACGGATACTACGGATGACTTCAGAGTGACACTGGACGGAAGATTGGTCGATGTTACGCATGCTGTAGTATCTGACCAAGATCCTAGTGTCATTATTCTGACCCTGGCCAGCCCGCTGGTTAATGATCCTGTGGTTAGAATCGAATATGATGCCGCAGAGTCGGCAATCCAGGCTCAGACACCTGGGAAGGAGCCAGTGTCCGACTTTACACTCATTGCGAACGGACCGTTTGGTGATTCCTTGGAAATTGAAACGCCTGCTAAGGGAACAGAGGTATATGGAGCAGACTTCCCGCTCCCGGTAACCGGACAAGCTGCACTGGACTCGGTGGTTACGGCTGCTGTGTATAAAGTGGATGTCCACCCGAATGCGCATCTGTTCGATCTTGAGGTAGGGATTACGGTAACCGATGATGTCTATAAGTGGGACACCAAGCTGCCGGGTCCGCTGGCACCAGGCTCCTACCATGTGGCGGTGACTTCGACCAAGACATTTGGCGATGAAGTAAGAACAGAAACGAAGCTGGTGCCGTTCACGGTACCGCAGCTGGAATTGACCCATGTGGCGGTAAACGAAGGCCAGCCGGATCACGCGGTATTGACGTTCAACCAGCCTGTAGGCTCTGCATTGACTGATGCTGACCTCACCGGACTGACCATTGATGGACGGAAGGTTATTGCTGTGAAGTCCGTACAGGGCGATAAAGTAGAAGTCGTTCTGGAGGAAGCGCTTGGTCCAAATGATGCATTGGTCGTAGGGTACGATCCTGCTGCCGGTAATGTTACGGCTGAGGGCAACGTCCTGAACGAATTGAAACCGATCCAGGCCGGCGACCAGTCAGGCATCACGAAGGATAACAATGTAATTCCGCTTCAGCTGATTGCCGCCTATCCCGAAGCGGGCAAGCTTAAGCTGGTGTTCAACAAGCCGATCAACGATCTGACTGATCTGGCCGGATTCACTTACGGCGGCGTGCCGCTTCAGGCACCTTTTGAGATTAACGGCAATGAGCTTATCGTTTCAATTCCCGCAGATCATAACGGCGGCATGCTCAGCTACGATCCGGAGCTTGGCAATGTAACGGAGAACGGCAACAAGAATAACCTGCTTACAGGATTGCAGCCGGGCATTGACCTAGGCGGGGATAGCAAATATATCGCAGACGGCGGCAAGCTGCCGGAGAACGGTCTGGGATTAACGGCAGGGGATAAGCCGGTATCGCTGAGTCCAGCCTTCCAGCCGGATGTACCAAGCGGCTATCAGGCGACCGTGCCTAATGAGACGGGGACTATTGCGCTGAATCTTGCTCCGGCAGGAGACAACGATACGCTGCGCAAGGTTAGCTTGAACGGTGTAGAGGTCCCTGACGGAGATTGGAGCAAGCTGCCGCTTCAGGAAGGGCTGAACATCATCCAGGTGGACATTGTGGATGCGAAGCGTCCAGGCGTTAAGCTGGGGCAATACCAGATTCAGGTTATCCGCGCAAGCGGGAAGCTCGTATCGCTTGATCCTTCGAGCGGCACACTGCAGCCAGAATTCAAGCCTGAAACTGCAAGCTATGATGTATCCGTAGCGAACAGTGTATATGAAATGTCATTCAAGCCGGTTACACTTGATCCGGGTGCGGTGGTAACACTCAGCATTGCCGGTGAAGCTCCGGTAGAGGTTACGAACGGTCAATGGAGCAAAGCGCTCCCTCTAAAAGTAGGCAAGAATGAAGTTCTGGTTACCGTCAAGGATTCCGCAGGCGGAACGAATACGTATACAATGATCATTACCAGACAAGAGCCTGTATCTTCAGGCGGAGGCGGAGGTTCCGCTCCGGCTCCAGCAGCTCCTGAAACATCCAAGACCGAAGTGATTCAGGTAGATGTGGCTATCGGCGGAGCCAATGCGGCTGGCATCACGAAAGTGCCGGTCCAGCGGACGACTCACAGCAACGGAACGATAACGGATCTGGTCCGCTTCACCAAGGATAAGGCCGAAGAGGCAGTGAAGAAAGCAAAAGAGACGGGACAAAGCATCGCCCGTGTGGTCATTCCGGATCCGGCAGACAATGTCAGCGAAGTGAATGTCCAGATTCCGGCAGAGACTGCCAAATTGCTGAAAGAGAATGGCATTGTGCTTGAAATTTACACAGAGAATGCGATCATCCGTATCCCGAACGCTTCTCTGGAAGGAATCGGGCAGGATTTCTATTTCCGGCTAGTACCGGTAAGGAATGCAGCAGAGCGCAATGAGATTGAGAAGAGAGCCACACTTGAGGCTGTGGTCCGTGAAGTGGCGAAGGACAACAAAATCGAAGTGGTCGCAAGACCGATGACCATCGAGACGAACCTGTCTAGCCGGGCGGTAACTCTGATTCTGCCGCTCAAAGATGTGAAGCTGCCTGCGAACGAAGCGGCGCGTAATGCCTTCCTCGCACAGCTCGGTATTTTCATTGAACACACTGACGGCACGAAAGAGGTTGTCAAAGGCAAAGCGGTTACCTATAAAGAGGGACTGCTTGGACTGGAATTCTCGGTAAGCAAATTCAGTACCTTTACGATTATCAACTTCAATAATCAGTCGCCTGCTACGCATGTATCCTATATCGTTGGCTTCCCGGATGGTCAATTCAAGCCGGACGATCGGGTAACGCGCTCGCAGATGGCACTTATGATTGCCCGGAATCTGGGCTATGATGCTAGTGCGGCTGTAGGCACTCCTCCCTTCCCGGATGTAGCTGTCCGCCATTATGCGGCAGCAGCCATTGCCTTCGTAAATGCACAGGGCGTGATGAAGGGTGATCCGGCCGGGAAATTCCGGGGGGATGCGCCGATTACGAGAGCAGAGATGGCCGCTGCTGCTGCCAACTACCTGAAGCTTGCGGTACCGGCAGACGGAAAATCGAGCTTCAGCGATACAACTGGACATTGGGCCCAGGCTGTAATTGAAGCCAACGTGTCGGCAGGCCTGCTCAAGGGCTACCCGGACGGCAGCTTCAAGCCGAATGCTTATCTGACCCGTGCGGAAGCAGTAGTCATTGTTAATCAGATGTTTGACCGCGGCCCGCTCCATGGAGCAGATGCGGTGAAATTCCCGGATGTCTCCAAGAATCATTGGGCCTACCTGGATATCCAGGAGGCTATCATCGACCATCAGTACCGGATCGACAGTGAACAGAAGGAACAACGGGTTACAGAATAA